From Cydia strobilella chromosome 7, ilCydStro3.1, whole genome shotgun sequence, one genomic window encodes:
- the LOC134742870 gene encoding serine/arginine repetitive matrix protein 1-like isoform X2 — MTGLTCRRATAARATARRPASAAAPRRPARSPRAPRRTRHISAPRRSCPRPAAPAPTVAGHQSRRASARRTDERARSTSAPTASCSRTTRATSPPSSTSTSPGPSPPTSLKRVSRWCPETCLHRFSTRRPARLAASTCTTTTRGISITLGTVTRRTGTRRSTTRRRRRRPRRRTTWRPPATPRCSSAAPPCTRSTSPWSGSTRWSTTRRTRRTPRTPPAHPTPTPRCLVWKRRCRTHLRTCTGSESPPAPRTSALA; from the exons ATGACCGG TTTAACGTGCAGACGGGCAACGGCGGCGAGGGCTACGGCGCGGCGGCCGGCGTCAGCAGCGGCTCCGCGTCGTCCGGCGCGCAGTCCCCGGGCTCCCCGCCGCACGCGGCACATCTCCGCGCCAAGGAGGAGCTGTCCGCGCCCGGCCGCGCCAGCGCCGACG GTGGCGGGTCATCAGAGTCGGAGGGCGAGTGCGCGGCGCACGGACGAGCGCGCGCGCAGTACGTCAGCGCCAACTGCGTCGTGTTCACGCACTACTCGGGCGACGTCGCCGCCGTCGTCGACGAGCACTTCGCCAGGGCCCTCGCCGCCGACAAGCCTAAAG AGAGTGTCCCGATGGTGTCCCGAAACCTGCCTGCATCGTTTTTCAACGCGGCGGCCGGCGCGGCTTGCGGCGTCGACCTGTACGACTACGACCCGTGGCATCAGCATTACTCTGG GTACGGTCACGCGGCGCACCGGCACGCGGCGGAGTACcacgcggcggcggcggcgcaggCCGCGCAGGCGCACAACATGGCGGCCGCCGGCTACCCCCCGCTGCTCCTCGGCCGCTCCCCCCTGCACGCGCAGTACAAGCCCGTGGAGTGGCAGCACTCGCTGGAGCACcacgcgccgcacgcgccgcacgccgcgcacGCCGCCTGCTCACCCTACTCCTACCCCGCGGTGCCTG GTCTGGAAGCGCAGGTGCAGGACACATCTAAGGACCTGTACTGGTTCTGAGAGTCCGCCGGCGCCGCGCACTAGCGCCCTCGCCTAG
- the LOC134742870 gene encoding protein vestigial-like isoform X1 produces the protein MAVTCPDLMYGAYYPYLYGRGARSFHHAPHFQYDRFNVQTGNGGEGYGAAAGVSSGSASSGAQSPGSPPHAAHLRAKEELSAPGRASADGGGSSESEGECAAHGRARAQYVSANCVVFTHYSGDVAAVVDEHFARALAADKPKESVPMVSRNLPASFFNAAAGAACGVDLYDYDPWHQHYSGYGHAAHRHAAEYHAAAAAQAAQAHNMAAAGYPPLLLGRSPLHAQYKPVEWQHSLEHHAPHAPHAAHAACSPYSYPAVPGLEAQVQDTSKDLYWF, from the exons ATGGCGGTGACGTGCCCCGACCTCATGTACGGCGCCTACTACCCCTACCTGTACGGCCGCGGCGCCCGCTCCTTCCACCACGCGCCGCACTTCCAGTATGACCGG TTTAACGTGCAGACGGGCAACGGCGGCGAGGGCTACGGCGCGGCGGCCGGCGTCAGCAGCGGCTCCGCGTCGTCCGGCGCGCAGTCCCCGGGCTCCCCGCCGCACGCGGCACATCTCCGCGCCAAGGAGGAGCTGTCCGCGCCCGGCCGCGCCAGCGCCGACG GTGGCGGGTCATCAGAGTCGGAGGGCGAGTGCGCGGCGCACGGACGAGCGCGCGCGCAGTACGTCAGCGCCAACTGCGTCGTGTTCACGCACTACTCGGGCGACGTCGCCGCCGTCGTCGACGAGCACTTCGCCAGGGCCCTCGCCGCCGACAAGCCTAAAG AGAGTGTCCCGATGGTGTCCCGAAACCTGCCTGCATCGTTTTTCAACGCGGCGGCCGGCGCGGCTTGCGGCGTCGACCTGTACGACTACGACCCGTGGCATCAGCATTACTCTGG GTACGGTCACGCGGCGCACCGGCACGCGGCGGAGTACcacgcggcggcggcggcgcaggCCGCGCAGGCGCACAACATGGCGGCCGCCGGCTACCCCCCGCTGCTCCTCGGCCGCTCCCCCCTGCACGCGCAGTACAAGCCCGTGGAGTGGCAGCACTCGCTGGAGCACcacgcgccgcacgcgccgcacgccgcgcacGCCGCCTGCTCACCCTACTCCTACCCCGCGGTGCCTG GTCTGGAAGCGCAGGTGCAGGACACATCTAAGGACCTGTACTGGTTCTGA